From Felis catus isolate Fca126 chromosome B4, F.catus_Fca126_mat1.0, whole genome shotgun sequence:
GCCTCACCAGACACGTGTGGCTCCAAAGTCCCAGGTTCGGGCTTTTCCTTTGTGATGAGAGAgcagcgggggcagggggagggcggcGGCGGCAGAGCAGGAAGCCTGGGAGCCTCTCTTGCTACCTCTTCTCCGTGTTCTGCATCTGCAAGCTGAGGGACGTGAAGCTGGCCAGGAGGTCGGTCACCTCATCCACCTGTGGGACAAAACCACGGCTCTGTCACGGGTGCCGCGACGGGCCCAGCTGTCTCGGCCCCCGATCTCCACCCTGATGCCACAGACTCGGGAGGGTAGGCGTTGCTTCCTGGGGCACGTGGTGGCTTCACTGACTGTGGAGCAGCTGTCCGATCGATAGTCCTGGACTCCAGCTGGTCTCAGACTGTCCCCGAGAGAAGGGCCACAAGTGGCGTCAAAGGACGCAGACAGGGGCTTCGAGGTCCACAGGGGGCTACAGCCCCCCAGCCGCGGCCTCTTTCTACTCTGAACGTCTAGCTGTAGCACAGCAGAGCGGCACCGGCCCCGAGGCTCCCGCCAGGCCCTGGGTCTGGCCCTGCCGCCGCAGCTCACCTGCTCTCTGGTGCTCGTCATCTGGAGGCGGGTGCAGAGGTCGTCCAGCCGTTCCCGCTGCTCGTGCCGCCCCAGGCGCTCCAGGTACTCCCTCAGCATCTGGATGATCTGGAACAAGGGGCCGGGCTGAGCTGCTGGGGGTCTCGctaggtggcagagagagagagagccgccgccgccgccgccgccgccgccgccgcgaaGCCCAGTGGAGCGGTGGCCGGATGGGGTCGGTGTGAagcaacccaggcgcccgggTGCGCCCGGGCAGGCGTGTCTGTCTGTGGTCCGGGCGGCACCTGTCCGGCGCTTGTTTGTGCCGTTGGCCCAGCGTGAAGGGCACTCACCTGCTTCACCTCCAGCCGCACAGCCTCCAGGCACTGGGAGTGGCCCTCTTGCAGGATGTTCAGCTTTGACTTGGCCAGGTGCAGGGGCGTGCGGCCAGCTCGGTCCAAAGCATCCACACGGGCCCCTGCGGGAGCAGGCGGAGGTGAGCGCGCTGGGGGTGAGGGCGGGAGAGGAGGGCGAGGGGGCGGGGAGCACGTACCTCCTCGCAGCAGTGTAGTGATGACGGGGACATGGTTGGTGCAGGCCGCTGAGGAAGAAGAACAGGGACCTGAGAGTCCGGGACACCAGGGCCTGGCCCTGTGTGCCAGGTTGGCTGCAGTCGCTGGGACTGTGCCTCCAGATGTGCCTGCACCAAGGCAGCAACGGGGCGGGTCCAACTCCCTCCCCGTTCAGCTAGGGAGACCGAGGCTTGGGGATGGGACCTGCTGCACCGCGAGCCATAGTGTGGGTCGGCCACGGGGCAGGAACAGGCCGCAGGTCTCACCTTCCCTAGCAGAGCTCTGCTGAGCCATTGAGGTTGCTAAAGCAGCTGTGCTCAGGACCCAGCCAACCGGTGACCCAAGGGGGAGTCCATGAGAGGCAGactggggggtggtggtggcccCGGGGGCTCGAGCTCTCCCCAGATGATAGGAGATCCTGCTGGGAACTTACAGACAGGCCCCCGGGCTCTCCATCAAAGGAGCCTATCTGTGCCGCAGAGAAAGGTGTCCTGGAGGCTTACCCAGGTGCAGCGGTGTATTCCCCAGCCCATCTCGCTGGTTGGGATCAGCCCCGTGGTCCAGGAGCAGCTGCACTGGAAACAGGAAAACCCACAAGGACTCTAACCGCCACCCCTACCTAGCTAAAGAGGCTTCCTCAAAGTGTGGAATATTGAAAGCAAATACGGTTTTCTAGGTTGTTTCATACAtccgttcgttcgttcgttcgttcattcattcatccacttacTCACAGGGTTCATGTGCAGGATTCTGAGGGCCAGGAACTAAGGATTCTGGGAGAGCCTCCTGGCCCATGCAGGTTTGAAaagactgagattttttttttaatttttcaaatttatttattgagagagagacagcacgagctggggaggaacagagagacagggacacagaatctgacgcgggctccaggctctgagctgtcagcacagagcccgacgccaggctcagacccatgaaccatgagatcatgatctgagccaaagtcagacgcttgactgactgagccgcGCAGGCACCCAGAAAAGACTGAGATTTTTAAGGGTTAGAGAATGTTCTTCCGGGgcgcctcagttggttaagtgtccaaccttggtttcggctcaggtcacgatctcacggttcacggtttgtgagatcaaaccctgcatcgggctctgtgctgacagtgcggaccctgcttgggattctctcctgcttgctcacgctctctctctcaaaaataaacattaaaaaaattttttttaacgtttatttatttctgagacagagagagagacagagcatgaatgggggagggtcagagagagagggagacacagaatccgaaacaggctccaggctctgagctgtcagcccagagcccgacgcggggctcgaactcacggaccgcgagatcatgacctgagccgaagtcggccgcttaaccgactgagccacccaggcgcccctcaaaaataaacattttaaaaaaagatggggcgcctgggtggctcagtcggttgagcgtccaacttcggctcgggtcatgatctcgcagttcaggggttcgagccacacatcgggctctgtgctgagagctcagagcctggagcctgcttcggattctgtgtctccctctctctctgccccttccctgctcatgctctgtctctctctctctctctctctgtctattaaaaataaacaaacatttaaaaaaataataaaagaaaataaaaaaggaaagttcttCCAACAGCAGTGGCTACTAGTAAGGGCTCTCAAGGACATTTTTTGCTCTTTCCACAGTCAAGTGCCATAGTGGGAATTAGGCCAGTAGAAGATGCTGAACATCCCCCTCCCTGAGAGTCTCTATGCCCTCTCAAAGGTGGGTCGTGGTATTGAGGGCTTATCAGTTACCCAGATGGATGTGCAGGCAGACTTAACTCATGTGACAAGGCCAGGTTGAGCCGCATGCCACATACAGAAACCAATGCAAGAGGAGGTACCTTAGACCTAAATGTACcttagacctaaatgtaaaagctgaaAGTCTTTTGAAAGGCTGGTAGAAGAAATCAAGAGAGTATCTCTACGACCTTGGGATAGGCAAGGTCACAGAAATCCTTAAATAGGTCAAAGAAATGctaaccattaaaaagaaaagatcgATAGATTGggttcattaaaattaagaacttgggtggggcgcctgggtggctcagtcggttaagcaggccgacttcagctcaggtcacgatctcgaggtccatgagttcgagccccgagtcgggctctgggctgatggctcagagcctggagcctgcttccgattctgtgtctccctctctctctgcccctcccccgctcacgctctgtctctctctctctctctctctctcaaaatagataaataaacttaaaaaaaataaataaataaaattaagaacttgggttcactggggtgc
This genomic window contains:
- the ANKRD54 gene encoding ankyrin repeat domain-containing protein 54 isoform X1 codes for the protein MAAAAGGADDEPRSGRSSSDGECAVAPEPLTGPEGLFSFADFGSALGGGAGLPGRASGGAQSPLRYLHVLWQQDAEPRDELRCKIPAGRLRRAARPHRRLGPTGKEVHALKRLRDSANANDVETVQQLLEDGTDPCAADDKGRTALHFASCNGNDRIVQLLLDHGADPNQRDGLGNTPLHLGTSGGTVPATAANLAHRARPWCPGLSGPCSSSSAACTNHVPVITTLLRGGARVDALDRAGRTPLHLAKSKLNILQEGHSQCLEAVRLEVKQIIQMLREYLERLGRHEQRERLDDLCTRLQMTSTREQVDEVTDLLASFTSLSLQMQNTEKR
- the ANKRD54 gene encoding ankyrin repeat domain-containing protein 54 isoform X3; the encoded protein is MPTTWKQQLLEDGTDPCAADDKGRTALHFASCNGNDRIVQLLLDHGADPNQRDGLGNTPLHLAACTNHVPVITTLLRGGARVDALDRAGRTPLHLAKSKLNILQEGHSQCLEAVRLEVKQIIQMLREYLERLGRHEQRERLDDLCTRLQMTSTREQVDEVTDLLASFTSLSLQMQNTEKR